One part of the Paraburkholderia flagellata genome encodes these proteins:
- a CDS encoding cytochrome-c peroxidase: MTVLFASHTARRAVTAALAVTAAAVAAFSVSRADAAQPVTVAPTKQSAPSVPYSDVAALGKLIFNDPALSASGRMSCASCHSPAHAYGPPNGLAAQFGGPDLRSQGTRAVPTLAYVLNRTPVWTHVQAASIYERLTDADSPPSGGFAWDGRFNTLHDQALFPLFNANEMANRDAGEVVAKLERAPYAARFKQVFGETIFVSKDTALRQAMAAVERYELEDPGFRPYTSKFDAYLDGRAQLTASEMRGKKLFDDPNSGNCASCHIDQPGANGAHPLFTDFQFEALGVPRNPELRANRDPKYYDEGLCGPVRTDVAKNRLYCGLFKTPTLRNVATRQVFFHNGRFHTLRDALRFYVERDTNPAKWYSKDARGHVVKFDDLPPELRANIDTVDEPLTRKEGGRPAWNANDIDDVVAFLKTLNDGYLQTPANSIAPPTATLTKR; encoded by the coding sequence ATGACCGTTCTTTTCGCAAGCCACACGGCGCGCCGCGCCGTGACCGCTGCGCTCGCCGTCACCGCTGCCGCGGTGGCGGCGTTTTCCGTATCCAGGGCGGATGCGGCGCAGCCTGTTACCGTGGCCCCTACAAAGCAGAGCGCCCCGAGCGTTCCCTATAGCGACGTCGCGGCGCTCGGCAAGCTGATCTTCAACGACCCCGCGCTTTCGGCATCGGGGCGTATGTCGTGCGCGAGCTGCCATAGTCCCGCGCATGCCTATGGTCCGCCCAACGGCCTCGCCGCGCAGTTCGGCGGTCCCGACCTGCGCTCGCAGGGCACGCGCGCGGTGCCCACGCTTGCTTACGTGCTCAACCGTACGCCGGTGTGGACGCACGTGCAGGCCGCGAGCATCTACGAGCGGCTCACGGATGCGGATAGCCCGCCGTCCGGCGGCTTCGCGTGGGATGGGCGCTTCAACACGCTGCACGACCAGGCGCTGTTCCCGCTTTTCAACGCGAACGAAATGGCCAATCGCGACGCGGGCGAAGTGGTCGCGAAACTCGAGCGCGCGCCCTACGCGGCACGTTTCAAACAGGTGTTCGGCGAGACGATTTTCGTCTCGAAGGACACGGCGCTGCGCCAGGCGATGGCCGCCGTGGAGCGTTACGAACTCGAGGATCCGGGCTTCCGTCCGTACACGAGCAAGTTCGACGCGTATCTCGACGGCCGGGCGCAACTCACCGCAAGCGAAATGCGCGGCAAGAAGCTGTTCGACGATCCGAACAGCGGCAACTGTGCGTCGTGCCATATCGATCAGCCGGGCGCGAACGGCGCGCATCCGCTCTTCACCGACTTCCAGTTCGAGGCGCTCGGCGTGCCGCGCAACCCCGAGCTGCGCGCGAACCGCGATCCGAAGTACTACGACGAAGGCCTGTGCGGCCCGGTTCGCACGGACGTGGCGAAGAACCGCCTGTACTGCGGGCTCTTCAAGACGCCGACGCTGCGCAACGTCGCCACGCGCCAGGTGTTCTTCCACAATGGGCGCTTCCATACGCTGCGCGACGCGCTGCGCTTTTACGTGGAGCGCGACACGAATCCGGCGAAGTGGTATTCGAAAGATGCGCGCGGCCATGTGGTGAAGTTCGACGACTTGCCGCCGGAACTGCGCGCCAACATCGATACGGTGGACGAGCCGCTCACGCGCAAAGAAGGCGGCCGCCCGGCATGGAATGCAAACGATATCGACGACGTGGTCGCCTTTCTGAAGACGCTGAACGACGGCTATCTTCAGACGCCTGCCAATTCCATCGCCCCGCCGACCGCCACGCTGACGAAGCGTTAA
- a CDS encoding bestrophin-like domain produces the protein MTEIQQALLVFALLLGGTGLGVMLRPFLPEEHRKHETVQLVQLVIGMLVTFAALVLSLLTASAKSSFDTATNDMRAYAADLIQLDQRLRDYGPDAAAARTLLRAYTASAIASTWTQEKPPPGNYYPHDPDVDNDELESRPLGALLDSVGHEIETLAPHDAYHQALVSPLSQMFDRVTDTRWRLIEEAHGTISRPFFTMLALWLVLIFLSFGLVAPHNALAIVLIVLGAVSISSAVYVIADLDTPFTGQIVIPSDSMRDALAHMNSPAT, from the coding sequence GTGACCGAAATTCAGCAGGCCTTGCTCGTATTCGCGCTGCTGCTCGGGGGCACGGGCCTCGGCGTCATGCTGCGGCCGTTCCTGCCCGAGGAGCATCGCAAGCATGAAACCGTGCAACTCGTGCAACTCGTGATCGGCATGCTGGTGACGTTTGCGGCGCTCGTGCTGAGCCTGCTCACCGCGTCGGCGAAATCGAGCTTCGATACGGCGACCAACGACATGCGCGCCTACGCCGCCGACCTGATCCAACTCGATCAACGCTTGCGCGATTACGGCCCCGACGCGGCGGCGGCGCGCACCTTGCTGCGCGCCTATACGGCAAGCGCCATTGCCTCGACCTGGACGCAGGAAAAGCCGCCGCCGGGCAACTACTATCCGCATGATCCGGACGTCGACAATGACGAACTCGAAAGCCGGCCGCTCGGCGCGCTGCTCGATTCGGTAGGGCACGAAATCGAAACGCTCGCGCCACACGATGCCTACCACCAGGCGCTCGTGAGCCCGCTCTCGCAGATGTTCGACCGCGTGACCGATACGCGCTGGCGTCTCATCGAAGAGGCGCATGGCACGATCTCGCGGCCGTTCTTCACGATGCTCGCGCTCTGGCTGGTCCTGATCTTTCTGAGCTTCGGGCTCGTCGCGCCGCACAACGCGCTCGCGATCGTGCTGATCGTGCTGGGCGCGGTGTCCATTTCGTCGGCGGTCTATGTGATCGCCGATCTCGATACGCCGTTCACGGGGCAGATCGTGATACCGAGCGATTCGATGCGCGACGCGCTCGCGCACATGAATTCGCCGGCCACGTAG
- a CDS encoding alkaline phosphatase family protein has product MAVRFTGKIGARFSASLVSIFAALFVSLFVSACGPSGSSPSTAGTVQAIKHVFIITLENENYTTTFGANTKAPYLATTLAAQGALVQQYYGTGHVSLDNYISMISGQSPTLQTDNDCTTYEDFNLTGMTPDGQAIGTGCVYPSSVKTIADQLTAAHYTWKGYEGDMGNDPARESATCGHPALGTTDLTNTQEAPNATTPAGDSYATRHNPFMYFHSIIDSTDCGNNVVNLDKLTTDLQKVSTTANFNFITPSTCDDGHDSPCANGATGGLVSADAFLQKWVPIITASPAFQQDGLLIINFDESSYAQVTMPNASEVDFTFAGDTCCGQQEGPNLGTFPQSAAMGTVPAAYLSKLGINAPGLTGNINLVLNKQSYGGDRTGAVMISKFIKPGTVSTVPYNHYSMLKSIEDMFGLGYLGYAGQSGLASFGKDIFTNL; this is encoded by the coding sequence ATGGCTGTTCGCTTCACCGGCAAGATCGGCGCGCGCTTTTCCGCGTCGCTTGTTTCCATCTTTGCTGCGCTGTTCGTTTCGCTCTTCGTGAGCGCATGCGGCCCGTCGGGCAGCAGCCCGTCGACGGCGGGCACCGTGCAGGCAATCAAGCACGTCTTCATCATCACGCTCGAAAACGAGAACTACACAACGACCTTCGGCGCGAACACGAAGGCGCCGTATCTCGCGACGACGCTCGCCGCGCAGGGTGCGCTCGTGCAGCAGTACTACGGCACGGGTCACGTGAGCCTCGACAACTACATCTCGATGATCAGCGGCCAGTCGCCCACGCTGCAAACCGATAACGACTGCACGACCTATGAGGATTTCAACCTCACGGGCATGACCCCGGACGGTCAGGCGATCGGCACCGGCTGCGTGTATCCGTCGAGCGTGAAGACGATTGCGGACCAGCTCACGGCGGCGCACTACACGTGGAAGGGTTACGAAGGCGACATGGGCAACGACCCGGCGCGCGAATCGGCCACCTGCGGCCATCCGGCGCTCGGCACCACCGACCTGACGAACACCCAGGAAGCGCCGAACGCGACAACCCCGGCCGGCGACTCGTACGCCACGCGCCACAACCCGTTCATGTACTTCCACTCGATCATTGACTCGACGGACTGCGGCAACAACGTGGTGAACCTGGACAAGCTCACGACCGACCTGCAGAAGGTGTCGACCACGGCGAACTTCAACTTCATCACGCCGAGCACCTGTGACGACGGCCACGACTCGCCGTGCGCGAACGGCGCGACGGGCGGCCTCGTTTCGGCCGACGCGTTCCTGCAGAAGTGGGTGCCCATCATCACGGCGTCGCCGGCGTTCCAGCAGGACGGCCTGCTCATCATCAACTTCGATGAAAGCAGCTACGCGCAGGTGACGATGCCGAACGCGAGCGAAGTGGACTTCACGTTCGCGGGCGATACCTGCTGCGGCCAGCAGGAAGGCCCGAACCTCGGCACGTTCCCGCAAAGCGCGGCGATGGGCACGGTGCCCGCAGCGTATCTGTCGAAGCTCGGCATCAACGCGCCGGGCCTGACGGGCAACATCAACCTCGTACTCAACAAGCAAAGCTACGGCGGCGACCGCACCGGCGCGGTGATGATCTCGAAGTTCATCAAGCCGGGCACGGTCTCGACGGTGCCGTACAACCATTATTCGATGCTCAAGAGCATTGAGGACATGTTCGGGCTCGGCTACCTCGGCTACGCGGGGCAGTCTGGCCTCGCGAGCTTCGGCAAGGACATCTTCACGAATCTCTAA
- a CDS encoding cytochrome P450/oxidoreductase, translating to MSETPSQSTGRCPFPHAAGEAPSAAPRCPVSANAAAFDPFSDGYQQDPPEYVRWAREQEPVFYSPQLGYWVVTRYADIKAIFRDNLTFSPSIALEKITPTGPEANAVLESYGYAMNRTLVNEDEPAHMPRRRVLMEPFTPEHLKHHEPMVRRLTREYVDRFIDAGRADLVDEMLWEVPLTVALHFLGVPEEDMDLLRKYSIAHTVNTWGRPRPEEQVEVAHAVGNFWQFAGKVLDKMRQNPDGPGWMQYGIRKQKTHPEVVTDSYLHSMMMAGIVAAHETTANATANAMKLLLQHPNAWREICEDPSLIPNAVEECLRHNGSVAAWRRLATKDVQIGGIDIPAGSKLLIVTSSANHDERHFADADLFDIRRDNASDHVTFGYGSHQCMGKNLARMEMQIFLEEFTRRLPHMRLAEQTFSYVPNTSFRGPEHLRVEWDPVQNPERTNAALLGAHVPVRIGEPSAHALSRPVVVERVDAVAEGIVRLRLVAPDGGALPRWAPGAHIDVECGDTGISRQYSLCSDPADAGAFEIAVLRETQSRGGSAWVHDTLRAGMRLKIRGPRNHFRLDEEGRRAIFIAGGIGITPVSAMARRARELGIDYELHYSGRSRKTMALADELAQLHGERLHMHVSEEGTRNDFAALRVDEHTRVYACGPARMLEALEACSEAWPEDALRVEHFAASGGKLDPSQEQAFEVELKDSGLVLNVGADQTVLDALRRANIDVQSDCEEGLCGSCEVRVLAGEIDHRDVVLTRAERDTQTRMMTCCSRAKSGRLILEL from the coding sequence ATGAGCGAGACACCTTCCCAGTCAACGGGCCGCTGCCCGTTTCCCCACGCAGCAGGCGAGGCGCCCAGCGCCGCGCCGCGCTGCCCGGTCAGCGCCAACGCCGCCGCATTCGATCCTTTCAGCGACGGCTATCAGCAGGACCCACCCGAGTACGTGCGCTGGGCTCGCGAGCAGGAGCCCGTGTTCTACAGCCCGCAACTCGGCTACTGGGTGGTCACGCGCTACGCCGACATCAAGGCAATCTTCCGCGACAACCTCACGTTCTCGCCGTCCATCGCGCTCGAAAAGATCACGCCCACGGGCCCGGAGGCGAACGCGGTACTGGAGTCGTACGGCTACGCCATGAACCGCACGCTCGTGAACGAGGACGAGCCTGCCCACATGCCGCGCCGCCGCGTGCTGATGGAGCCGTTCACGCCCGAACATCTCAAGCACCACGAACCGATGGTGCGGCGCCTCACGCGCGAATACGTGGACCGCTTCATCGACGCAGGCCGAGCCGATCTCGTCGACGAGATGCTCTGGGAAGTGCCGCTCACCGTAGCGCTGCATTTTCTGGGCGTGCCTGAAGAGGACATGGATCTACTGCGCAAGTATTCGATCGCGCACACGGTCAATACGTGGGGCCGGCCGCGCCCCGAAGAGCAGGTCGAAGTCGCGCACGCGGTGGGCAACTTCTGGCAGTTCGCGGGCAAGGTGCTCGACAAGATGCGCCAGAACCCGGATGGCCCGGGCTGGATGCAGTACGGCATTCGCAAGCAGAAGACACATCCGGAAGTCGTCACGGACTCCTATCTGCATTCAATGATGATGGCCGGCATCGTGGCCGCACACGAGACCACGGCCAATGCCACAGCCAACGCGATGAAGTTGCTGCTGCAGCACCCGAACGCGTGGCGCGAAATCTGCGAAGACCCGAGCCTCATTCCGAACGCCGTGGAGGAGTGCCTGCGCCATAACGGTTCGGTGGCGGCCTGGCGGCGCCTCGCGACCAAGGACGTGCAGATTGGCGGCATCGACATTCCGGCGGGCTCGAAGCTGCTCATCGTGACGTCGTCCGCGAATCACGACGAGCGTCATTTCGCGGACGCCGACCTGTTCGACATTCGCCGCGACAACGCAAGCGATCACGTCACGTTCGGCTATGGATCGCACCAGTGCATGGGCAAGAATCTCGCGCGCATGGAGATGCAGATCTTCCTCGAAGAGTTCACGCGCCGCTTGCCGCACATGCGTCTGGCCGAGCAGACGTTCAGCTACGTGCCCAACACTTCGTTCCGGGGTCCTGAGCATCTGCGCGTGGAATGGGACCCCGTGCAGAACCCGGAACGCACGAATGCGGCGCTGCTCGGTGCGCATGTGCCGGTGCGCATCGGCGAGCCTTCGGCGCACGCGCTTTCGCGGCCTGTGGTGGTCGAGCGTGTGGACGCCGTGGCCGAAGGTATCGTCCGTTTGCGTCTCGTGGCGCCGGACGGCGGCGCGCTGCCGCGTTGGGCGCCGGGCGCGCATATCGACGTGGAATGCGGCGACACCGGCATCTCGCGGCAGTACTCGCTGTGCTCGGACCCCGCCGACGCGGGCGCATTCGAGATCGCCGTGCTGCGCGAAACGCAAAGCCGCGGCGGTTCGGCCTGGGTGCACGACACGCTGCGCGCAGGCATGCGCCTGAAGATTCGCGGCCCCCGTAATCACTTCCGGCTCGACGAGGAAGGACGCCGCGCGATCTTCATTGCCGGCGGCATCGGCATCACGCCGGTGAGCGCCATGGCGCGCCGCGCGCGCGAACTGGGCATCGACTACGAATTGCACTATAGCGGCCGCTCGCGCAAGACGATGGCGCTTGCCGATGAACTCGCGCAACTGCATGGCGAACGTCTGCATATGCACGTATCGGAAGAAGGCACGCGCAACGATTTCGCCGCGCTGCGCGTGGACGAACACACGCGCGTCTACGCCTGCGGTCCCGCGCGCATGCTCGAAGCGCTCGAAGCGTGCAGCGAGGCGTGGCCCGAAGACGCGTTGCGCGTGGAGCATTTCGCCGCGAGCGGCGGCAAGCTCGACCCCTCGCAGGAACAGGCATTCGAAGTCGAGTTGAAAGACTCGGGGCTCGTGCTTAACGTGGGCGCCGACCAGACCGTGCTCGACGCCCTGCGCCGCGCGAACATCGACGTGCAAAGCGACTGCGAAGAAGGTTTGTGCGGCTCGTGCGAGGTGCGCGTGCTGGCGGGCGAGATTGATCACCGCGACGTGGTGCTCACGCGCGCCGAGCGCGACACGCAAACGCGCATGATGACCTGCTGCTCGCGCGCGAAAAGCGGGCGGCTGATACTCGAACTCTAG
- a CDS encoding IclR family transcriptional regulator gives MKAAAAPRERRQRVQSAQTGMAVLKGLARLGGRASLSGLAACVGESPAKVHRYLVSLIEEGLVAQDTTTQQYLLGVEAMMIGVAAMRQADPVRIAEPALVRLRETLEVTSFVAVMGNKGPTIIRFEEPGLPVTVNVRVGSVMSLLWSSTGRVFLGLLDDTRVLAQAEEELAHADASLRAQLSTSDPIGTLRRDVQTARCASVRDTNLKGISAVSAPLFDHTGKLCGVLTALGATGGFDATPDGPNGRAVRREADAVSALLGYVAQGA, from the coding sequence ATGAAAGCCGCCGCCGCGCCGCGCGAACGCCGCCAGCGCGTGCAGTCCGCGCAAACGGGCATGGCCGTGCTGAAGGGTCTCGCGCGCCTGGGCGGCCGTGCGAGCCTATCGGGTCTCGCCGCCTGCGTGGGCGAGAGTCCCGCGAAGGTGCACCGCTATCTCGTGAGCCTGATCGAGGAAGGTCTCGTCGCGCAGGACACCACCACGCAGCAGTATCTGCTCGGCGTCGAGGCGATGATGATTGGCGTGGCCGCCATGCGCCAGGCCGATCCGGTGCGCATCGCGGAGCCCGCGCTCGTGCGCCTGCGCGAGACGCTCGAAGTGACGTCGTTCGTCGCGGTGATGGGCAACAAGGGGCCCACGATCATCCGCTTCGAGGAGCCGGGACTGCCCGTGACGGTCAACGTGCGGGTGGGATCGGTGATGTCGCTGTTATGGTCGTCAACGGGCCGCGTCTTCCTCGGCCTGCTCGACGACACGCGCGTGCTCGCGCAAGCCGAAGAAGAACTCGCGCACGCCGACGCATCGTTGCGCGCGCAACTGAGCACGAGCGACCCGATCGGCACGCTGCGCCGCGACGTGCAGACGGCGCGCTGCGCGAGCGTGCGCGATACGAATCTCAAGGGCATCAGCGCCGTTTCGGCCCCGCTCTTCGATCACACCGGCAAGCTCTGCGGCGTGCTCACGGCGCTGGGCGCCACAGGCGGCTTCGACGCTACGCCCGATGGCCCGAACGGGCGTGCCGTGCGCCGCGAGGCCGACGCCGTGAGCGCCCTGCTCGGCTACGTGGCGCAGGGGGCTTAA
- a CDS encoding NYN domain-containing protein, whose amino-acid sequence MASPQENISMAVFCDFENVALGVRDAKIDRFDIQPVLERLLLKGSIVVKKAYCDWERYKGFKAAMHEASFELIEIPHVRQSGKNSADIRLVVDALDLCYTKSHVDTFVIVSGDSDFSPLVSKLRENAKKVIGVGVKHSTSDLLVANCDEFIFYDDLVRDLVRDQQAQGKGKNKDGSAAKRQGGEERQPKQDGDERRSKAVGFAIETLDALILERGESGKIWASVLKSAIKRRRPDFNETRYGFRAFGNLLEEAQSRGLLEVGRDDKSGTWVSRLNPPPLPAAAASAPAPESPQPRTEEPRGRRKGRRNGRGSGAEHAREAAVEQSVEQSVETQSEIPFEPVEVPVHAAHGHEAALPFFAEPFDANGRTHAPQEAHETPEPAAEVETAAPAPARARKTTARKSPARKRTSKKAAETAPSAADEPPSAAAAPAEPAARKAPSRARRTRKAAAEES is encoded by the coding sequence ATGGCCTCCCCACAGGAAAACATCAGCATGGCGGTGTTCTGCGACTTCGAGAACGTCGCGCTCGGCGTGCGCGACGCGAAGATCGACCGCTTCGATATCCAGCCCGTGCTGGAGCGGCTCTTGCTCAAGGGCAGCATCGTCGTGAAGAAGGCCTATTGCGACTGGGAGCGCTACAAGGGCTTCAAGGCCGCGATGCACGAGGCGAGCTTCGAGCTGATCGAGATTCCGCACGTGCGGCAGTCTGGCAAGAACTCGGCCGATATCCGCCTCGTCGTGGACGCGCTCGATCTCTGCTATACGAAGTCGCACGTGGACACCTTCGTGATCGTGAGCGGCGACTCCGACTTTTCGCCGCTCGTCTCGAAGCTGCGCGAAAACGCCAAGAAGGTGATCGGCGTGGGTGTGAAGCACTCCACCTCCGACCTGCTCGTCGCCAATTGCGACGAGTTCATCTTCTATGACGACCTGGTGCGCGACCTCGTGCGCGATCAGCAGGCGCAAGGCAAAGGCAAGAACAAGGACGGCAGCGCCGCGAAACGCCAGGGCGGCGAAGAGCGCCAGCCGAAACAGGACGGCGACGAGCGCAGGTCGAAGGCCGTTGGCTTCGCAATCGAAACGCTCGACGCGCTCATCCTGGAGCGTGGCGAAAGCGGCAAGATCTGGGCCTCGGTGCTCAAGAGCGCCATCAAGCGGCGCCGGCCCGACTTCAACGAAACGCGCTACGGCTTCCGCGCATTCGGCAATCTGCTCGAAGAGGCGCAGTCGCGCGGCCTGCTCGAAGTGGGCCGCGACGACAAGTCGGGAACGTGGGTGTCGCGGCTGAACCCGCCGCCCCTCCCGGCTGCTGCCGCCAGCGCGCCGGCGCCGGAAAGCCCGCAGCCGCGCACCGAGGAGCCGCGCGGCAGGCGCAAAGGCCGTCGCAATGGCCGCGGCAGCGGCGCGGAGCACGCGCGCGAAGCCGCTGTCGAGCAGTCAGTCGAGCAATCGGTCGAGACGCAAAGCGAGATTCCGTTCGAGCCTGTCGAAGTGCCTGTGCACGCAGCGCATGGGCACGAAGCGGCGCTGCCCTTCTTCGCCGAGCCTTTCGACGCGAACGGGCGCACCCACGCGCCGCAAGAGGCACACGAGACGCCCGAACCGGCTGCCGAGGTCGAGACCGCAGCGCCCGCTCCCGCGCGAGCGCGCAAGACGACTGCGCGCAAGAGCCCCGCGCGCAAGAGGACGTCGAAGAAGGCAGCCGAAACGGCGCCCAGCGCCGCGGACGAACCGCCGAGCGCTGCCGCAGCGCCAGCCGAGCCCGCTGCCAGGAAAGCGCCCTCGCGTGCACGCCGCACGCGCAAGGCTGCCGCGGAAGAAAGCTGA